One Nicotiana sylvestris chromosome 12, ASM39365v2, whole genome shotgun sequence genomic window carries:
- the LOC104236251 gene encoding uncharacterized protein: MTTIPWIIVGDFNVVLQLQYKKHGNLVTRAETQDFSNCIQELKLNELNWEGDYYAWSNKQDDGDRIWSRIDRVFGNYEWMMQWGHIATVYNLLFISNHAPMCLTFNEIQRSMKIPFKFFNVWADHERFMSEAQQIWNQKFHRQKMQNVWMKLKALRTVLKKLNVEEIKFIKKKIELGRIELEHVQKIIDVNSNYDLLRKEKELMQNLEKWSMIEEGALKQKARAKWIYWVTLILDVSLL; encoded by the coding sequence ATGACAACCATTCCTTGGATAATTGTGGGAGACTTTAATGTTGTTCTGCAATTGCAATATAAGAAGCATGGGAATCTAGTTACAAGAGCTGAAACTCAAGACTTCAGCAATTGTATTCAAGAATTAAAGCTAAATGAACTGAATTGGGAAGGTGACTATTATGCTTGGTCCAACAAGCAAGATGATGGGGACAGAATATGGAGCAGAATAGATAGGGTCTTTGGGAACTATGAATGGATGATGCAATGGGGGCATATAGCAACTGTATATAATCTACTATTTATATCTAATCATGCTCCTATGTGTCTGACATTTAATGAGATACAGAGAAGCATGAAAATTCCTTTTAAATTCTTTAATGTTTGGGCTGACCATGAGAGATTTATGTCTGAAGCACAACAGATCTGGAACCAAAAGTTTCACAGGCAGAAAATGCAGAATGTGTGGATGAAACTCAAAGCTTTAAGGACAGTATTGAAGAAACTTAATGTAGAGGAAATTAAGTTTATCAAGAAGAAGATAGAGCTGGGTAGAATTGAGCTGGAACATGTGCAAAAAATCATAGATGTTAATAGCAATTATGACCTGCTAAGGAAAGAGAAGGAGTTGATGCAGAATTTGGAGAAATGGAGTATGATTGAAGAAGGGGCTTTGAAACAAAAAGCTAGGGCAAAATGGATTTATTGGGTGACTCTAATACTAGATGTTTCTCTGCTATAA